Within Triticum dicoccoides isolate Atlit2015 ecotype Zavitan chromosome 1B, WEW_v2.0, whole genome shotgun sequence, the genomic segment ATGAGTGAAAATGGAAACAAAGTGAAATGTGATTGATAGGATTAGTTGTGTTGCAATATAAGAGTATTGTACATTACCTTTTGCCCGTTTTATTTATCTTGCTACTCATTATTAGAAAGCTCAAGTGTTGATCTATCTAAATTGTAATTGCAGGCTGGATGGAAGCTATGGCCATTTGCACACTTAATTACGTATGGTGTGGTTCCTATCGAACAAAGACTTCTCTGGGTCGACTGTGTCGAATTAATCTGGGTCACCATCTTGTCAACGTATGCCTCTGATCGTGCTTTCATATTTGATTTCACAGAATTACTCATGCTACCAAGCCTCATCATTCATCCAATATTACTAAACTGTATCATCTTCTTGTTTGATAGTTACTCGAACGAGAAATCTGAAGCAAGGATCTTAGATGATTCCTCCACAACAGATACGCAGGTATATTGCATCAGAACTACTACTAAATATATGAAGAAATAAGTTCAGCCTTGTCATCCCTGTCGTCGTACTGACACCTGGAATTATCTTTCTTCTTTTCAGGACAACTCAAGATAGCACATACTTCATGGTTTTGCTGTTTTATAGATTGGAACAGCAGAAACTGCTCCGGCTTCGTTACGTTGTGATTGTATTAATTGTATGTATAGTTAGTTGCCAGTGCTGTGTGTGTAAAAAAAACTTGCATCTATTGCAAGCAAATTGTGCTGGCCAAACAAAACCGAAAAAGAAATTGTCTCAAAGGAGATCAACTCCTGATGAAAATATGAGTTGTGCATTTGATGGGCATATGTCTGAACAAAGGATTCAAGCACGATGCGAGTGTTATAGAACTGTAGAACACAACTCTTAACCAACATTTTCATAACAAAAAACGACTTTTTTCTGCacaagtagagaagtagagatgctATAGCATTGTGGCATGTATACCACCGTTGTGGGATTATATATATGCCCCTGCTTGACAGATGTGCAGCTCAATATATGCCGCCCACGCCGGGACCATGAGAGCATCAAATTTCATGAAGCTGAACATTCACAAGCACAAGATTAAACTGCACAATTTGTCAAGGAGTGGAGGCAAGCTGGTGCTGGAGGAGTAGATCGTTTTGTGAGGCGTTAGTTTAGTGAGTAGTGTTGGTGGGTGTTGGCGGGCTTGCACATATTTGCAAACACCTCTTGTAAATGTTAACTTCTTCCTTCTTCTATAAAGTTCTATGGTTTCTCTTGAGAAAAAAAAAAGAGTATCCCATGCATGAAAACTTTGATAGGCGTACCTACGGGCTAGTTATGGCTGACTGATACAACTTTACAACTCCTCCTGGAGTATCTCCAACGGGCTTGGGCAAACTCGACCCCTCGTATATGTCCGTTGACACATAGTCCACGGATAAGAGGAGCTCGGCCCTTATTTGTCCATCCTGCAATCATCTCCCTCATATCTAAATCTCCAAATCTATACAAGGTCATGCAATGTAGATTAACACAACATTGACAAACACATAGCAGTTCATTTCATACAACCAGACATATCAAGTTCATCAAGTTTATAGTAGTTCATGCCACAGCACAATACGATAGCTAGATACATAAAAGACGCAACTCGGACATCACCGCTTcgccttgttcttccccttgtcaTATATAGTGACAGTACTAGTTGTCGAAGACGGGGTAGGCGTCTACATCATCCAGGGGGGcgtcggagtcgctggagggcccggACAAGGGAGAGCCCGACAAGACGTTAGGAGGCACAGGCCTAGCTATGGCGGAGGCAGCTGCTTGCTCAGCCACAAGCTGATCCGAAGCCACCAGCGATGCATTCTCATTCTCGCCGGGCGGCGGCAGGCATCCATCTCTACGGTGGTCAACAACCGGCCCAGGACTGATAATCGCGGCATGTCTTGTGGTATGGCATCCTTGAGATCTTTTAGCACCATCGTTATAGTAAAATGCAATCAGTCCTACTTTTTTCACGAATTCCAGATTGCCCATCTTTCATAGATAATTTACATTCATAGAAGGGCACAAGTATAGGAGCGTGAACACCTGCACTGTTAGCACCTCTTCCCACGAGTTAGCAGAAGAACGTGGGCACCTCTTCCCCAGGATTGGTCCTATTTTCCCATTATGTTATTCAAATTTAGTTACATTTGGGAAATATTAAAAGTTGATATGAACAAGTGGACGGAGCCTGAACAAATTCAGCTTTGTGACTAACAAGTTACCATCAGCAATAATCATTATGATCATTGGACACACTAGGAGCTAAGAAAAGTTGCACCGGATATCGTTTCTAGGCAGAGACTTGAGTTGCCTGCTTGTCGCCCTGCTTCACGGCTGGCTTCCATATGATTGCTTCTCCTGTTTTCGCGCAAAAGCTACATGTTAGCAGACTGGAAGACTATAAAATTTACTCCATTTATATTTCAATTCTCTACAGAAAAAACTTCCTTTCTTGTTCAAACTGAACACTAACTAGGTCAGTGTTCAGTGCTCTTAGTGCACAGTTGCTACTGCCTACTGGCTGGAATGCAACTACAAACCTAGTTGCTATCTGTTTCGTCACCGCGGATGAATCAAAGTCTACACGATTAATAATAAGATGTAAGGCAGAACCATAGAAATAACACGATCAGATTTCTCTGAAAATTCGAACGCTGCCACGGAAAAAGGAAGAAGAGTATGTTCATGCTAGCGTAACTACAGGGAGGAGGGAGGGAACCAAGTTTAACTAGAGATGGGACGAGTGTATGGTccagtttgatatctaaaacagggTAAAGCCATATAATTAACCTATATTAACCAAAATATACAGGTCCAATTTGACATCCAAAACAACAGAAGAAAGTCACAAATTGCAAAAGAAGCCACCTTTCACATTCTCAGTGACAAACTTGTTCTCGCGGTACTCTTCGCTGTCTGGGTCATCTAAACCATGGATACAGGACTGGCTGCACGGAAGCTCCTCGCTTTTTAAGTCTGCAAAACAGTTTCCTGGAAACAAAGACTTATGGGAAGATGGGGGCTGTGATTCGATCCACTTCATGGTTTCCTTGAACACTTGGAACCGCATAGCCTTCTCTTTCTCGTCTCGGTATGTCTTGTTGAACTCCTTGATCCAATTctcaaacaactcttccatctcctCCTCTTTATATATATAGATGAACTCCCCTTTCTTGCGAGTAGCTGCACAAGAAGACAGTATATATGCATGAGGTGGTGGTCCCTGACATGAAACCCCGGGCTAACGAATACGAGGAATCTACCTGGCTCATCATCATCTGAGCCTTTCCTGAAATACTGAACTGCCGCCAAGGCTCCGACACCAGCAAACGCAGCCGCGGCCACACCAACAGCGCCGCCGATGGGGAGATCCTTCTGGATCGATCGGGCCGGGATGAGAAACATGAGAGGGGAGCGTGGAGTTGCAGATCTGAGTGAAACAACGGGGGGAGAGGGAGACTcaccaaggagtggaaagagcgtgCAGGAGCCGTCCTTGGGATCACCCGCGACGAGAGCCTCCGTGTGAGGAGGAAACCGACGGCCCGTCGGAGGGACATGATTGCCTCTTCCCTCGCCTTATCCTCGATTTCTTTttcgctcgctcgctcgccgccgccgccgccaccggtgcCTCGATTCAATTCTAGGGTTTCGCTACCAATGGGCACGGGAGATTGTTTATAGTGCATGCATGCCACGGAGTAGTAGCATCACCCGCGGCGAGAACCTCCGTGTGAGGAGGAAACCGACGGCCCGCCGGAGGGACATGATTGCCTCTTCCCTCGCCTTATCCTCGATTTCCTTTTCGCTCGTCTCCGCCGCCGCCCATGGTTTTGGGTACCGCCCGAGAAAAACGGATACCGGACGGTTACCGCGTTTTTCGCCGCCCCACGAGAAATACCTATCCCGAGCAAAAAATACCGAAATTTTTGAATAATTTGAATTTGAACGCTGAAGGTCCATTAAATTAGCTTTGTTTCTTATTTGATACAACTCCCTTACTGTGGCGTAGTGGTAACCATCTGTTATGCGCCTCGTTAGGTAGTTGGTTCGAGTCCTCTTTCCGCACATTTTGCTGTTCTTTTTGTTATTTTTCAGAATAGGTGGTAAAAAACGTGATTTTTCAGAATAGGCAGTAAAAAACGTGAAAAACTGACGGCCCACACGTAGCTGAGGTACCACTGAGCTACTACCTCTTTTCTGATTGAAAACAGTTCAAGGTATTATTATATCTAAGTTAAAattgtttgaattcaaaattcaactgTAAATTTCGTCCGGAATTTGTTCGGTATTTCTCGGTAACCGTGGTTACCGGAAATATCGCCCACCCACGAGAAAATttgcctatttgggatccaaaaccTTGCCGCTGCCTCGATTCGATTCTAGGGTTTCGCTACCGATGGGCAGAGAAAAGCAATTCTCCCATTCACGGGAGGTTCCGTGCATGCGAGAGCCATTGATTTTTCTTGGAGATCCGATGCCATGCATTGATAGTTTGATGCTGCTGGTATTTACTACATCTTTCTGTGACACATGAAAGTACACTGTCCTGGCTAAGCTCCACCATCCCATACTTTTTCATTTTATTTCCAAGTTAGAATCTACTTTATTTTTTGAACCAAAAGTATATTTTATGACCCGCTTGCATATTTGTGTTTATGACGACGAGAACTTTAAAACGAGGCCACTTTTAAATTTTTTTACCAAATTTTAAAATTCATGTTCTGAAACATGGTGAGACAGAGTGAAAAACTAAAATTCATATAAGAATGAATTTGATACACATCGGCACACAATGTAACATTATGATACACAACGGAATACGGCGAGCCATAGCGAAacaatttgattttttttctatgaAATAGGATGCAACATTATTGAATTTTTTGCATGGAATTAAAAGAATTGTACAAAACTAGTTTGAAGCATGGTGATTTAATTGTCTAAAAACTAATTTCTAAAATATATTCAATATTAGTATTGTTTTAAAGATCTTGTCAGAAAAATACAATTGTGCAAACAGAATGTAAATCAAACTTTCATTTCAACATACATTAGGCATCTATTTATTTAAAAAACTTAGTGAGTAGAGAAAACACCATAGAAGATGTTATTGGTCCCACACAACAATAAATGAGGTGGTGGATGCATGCATGGGAGGTCCGTGCATGGTAGAAAATCCCCTCTCCCGATGGGCACGGGAGACAATGCATGCCACCCTGAGCACGGTACGGGAGACAATGCAAGCCACCCTGAGCATGACACGGGAGACAATGCATGCCACCTTGAGGACTAGCATCACCATGCAATGTTGCCTCGACTAATAAAACTATGATTTTTGTTTCCAGTTTTGTTAAAGCACATCTGCTATAAGTATTGTATATCTAAGTTCTATGTCATTGATTTTACACGAAGATTCATGcagatgttttttttctttttatacttgACTCAGCAGTTAGATGTGCAATAAATATGACACATCTAAATGTGCCCTAAACAAACCAATTTGTCTTTGCAAGTGATAGGCGCAGGCACGGCCCAAAATTGGGCCGGCTAGTGTGTATCCATTCGATTGTAGTACCATGTGCCGTTAGATCTAGtcctcttttcttcttccttctctgaTACATCATGTGGAAAAAAAAGTTCTCCAGCACATCCTGCCTCACTCACTCACTCAGCCCGCCATGGCCGTCCCCGCCACTAACTTTGAAGCCCTGCTGGCTCGCCGGTCTCATAGCACCGGTCCTTGCTGGATCCGGCAGACGTCGTCGCTGCACCCAACCGCCACCACGCAGGAACATGGGCGTATGGTAGCACGTCGGATGGCTCTGCCGTTGCAGCAGCTAGTTGCCTCCATCATAGCATGTTCGTCGCAGCATCACCATCCAACAGATTAATGGAGTTTTTGTCTGGTTTTGTTGCTGATTTTATTTTTGCTACAATCGGCATGAAGAAAGCTTCAACCGTGAAAAACAGTTTCAACCAGAGAGAGTGGGGAAAAGCTTGGACTAGCGtggaaaaaagcttcaacccgacATGCGCGAGCCCGTTATGCCGGTAAGCTGCGGTCGACGGGGCATTAAAATAATTAGCCTGTTGTAGCAAAAAGATCAcaccggttccagcaaaacccaaaaacttttctaaca encodes:
- the LOC119326928 gene encoding uncharacterized protein LOC119326928 — its product is MHYKQSPVPIGSETLELNRGTGGGGGGERASEKEIEDKAREEAIMSLRRAVGFLLTRRLSSRVIPRTAPARSFHSLKDLPIGGAVGVAAAAFAGVGALAAVQYFRKGSDDDEPATRKKGEFIYIYKEEEMEELFENWIKEFNKTYRDEKEKAMRFQVFKETMKWIESQPPSSHKSLFPGNCFADLKSEELPCSQSCIHGLDDPDSEEYRENKFVTENVKGEAIIWKPAVKQGDKQATQVSA